The proteins below come from a single Rhodospirillaceae bacterium genomic window:
- a CDS encoding MFS transporter, producing MSLHNQSDGENNKTGTVSADEAKATGNAAPPIEKPSSIFSVWGTLRLATFRSFWIAGLFSLIGTWMQNIGSAWLMTDLSDSPLLVAMVQASQMLPMLFLAFIAGSLADMIDRRRYMIAVMWWMILVTVTLAGMTHLGLTTPGLLIFFTLLLGVGGACQMPAMSATLQDIVPRSEVVNAVTLNSLSMNISRLIGPALAGLLIGWAGVAPAFLVNALSYLIFMWVVYRWEGPPMRPAQKQSLWSNMSAGVRYARRAKRFQSVLIRGSVHFFCASALMALLPLLARSELGVGPEAFGTLMGAIGVGAIVTALFIAPALNTRFSRDATVFWASLIIAIALYGVGVVRDIRLFAVVLFFFGGAWMICMLSFQVAAQMVLPSWVRGRGLSMTMMSFTAGMAGGGIIWGAIANATSMEITFDIAAVAMAVGTLATARFHISGNETEDA from the coding sequence ATGTCTCTTCATAACCAATCAGATGGCGAAAATAACAAAACTGGCACAGTGTCGGCTGATGAGGCTAAGGCGACTGGTAACGCAGCGCCCCCCATTGAAAAACCCAGCTCTATATTCTCGGTATGGGGCACACTGCGTCTCGCGACATTTCGTTCCTTCTGGATTGCCGGGCTGTTCTCACTGATTGGCACCTGGATGCAAAACATCGGCTCGGCCTGGCTGATGACAGATCTTTCCGATTCTCCACTGCTGGTCGCCATGGTCCAAGCCTCGCAAATGTTACCGATGCTCTTCCTGGCCTTTATCGCTGGATCCCTGGCGGATATGATCGACCGTCGGCGCTATATGATCGCTGTGATGTGGTGGATGATTCTGGTGACCGTAACTCTGGCCGGAATGACGCACCTGGGACTGACAACCCCCGGATTATTAATTTTCTTCACGCTTCTCCTGGGCGTTGGCGGCGCTTGCCAAATGCCAGCCATGTCGGCGACGTTGCAAGACATCGTGCCGCGTTCAGAAGTCGTGAACGCGGTAACGCTCAATTCTCTGTCCATGAACATATCACGACTGATCGGCCCGGCGCTTGCTGGACTGTTAATCGGGTGGGCTGGTGTCGCCCCCGCATTTTTGGTTAATGCGCTGAGTTACTTGATCTTCATGTGGGTGGTCTATCGCTGGGAAGGCCCGCCAATGCGACCAGCCCAAAAGCAAAGCTTGTGGTCCAACATGTCCGCCGGTGTCAGGTATGCGCGCCGGGCAAAACGCTTTCAATCTGTGCTCATTCGCGGCTCTGTCCACTTCTTCTGCGCCAGTGCACTGATGGCATTGCTCCCGCTCCTCGCCCGTTCAGAGCTGGGCGTCGGTCCGGAAGCGTTTGGCACACTGATGGGAGCAATCGGTGTCGGGGCCATCGTCACGGCGCTGTTTATAGCCCCAGCGCTCAATACCCGGTTTTCAAGGGATGCGACTGTCTTTTGGGCCAGCCTGATCATCGCCATCGCCCTTTACGGTGTTGGCGTGGTGAGAGACATTAGACTTTTTGCAGTGGTCTTGTTCTTCTTCGGTGGGGCATGGATGATTTGCATGCTGTCGTTTCAAGTGGCGGCGCAAATGGTGCTGCCGTCTTGGGTGCGGGGGCGCGGTTTATCGATGACCATGATGAGCTTCACAGCGGGTATGGCGGGGGGCGGCATCATCTGGGGGGCCATCGCCAACGCCACCAGCATGGAGATCACCTTTGATATTGCCGCCGTGGCTATGGCAGTTGGCACTCTTGCAACGGCGCGGTTTCACATTTCAGGTAATGAAACGGAAGACGCATAA
- the yaaA gene encoding peroxide stress protein YaaA: protein MYTVLSPAKKLDFTPVKGLSKTKPLFPDDTAELIGRAQKYKPQDLRRLMGISEDLATLNVERFHAFDVSGKGETKQAALTFAGDVYVGLEASTLDKEDLAFAQSHVGILSGLYGLLRPLDGMQPYRLEMGTRVDTERGETLYQFWDGIVTDMVAKMVAKSKTKTLVNLASNEYFSAVQAKNLDFPVVQPVFKEIKDGKAKVISFLAKKARGLMARHIIENRINEPDALKAFAVDRYKFDAKASTDKQWVFTRKFIPVSQQR from the coding sequence ATGTATACCGTCCTCTCTCCTGCAAAGAAATTAGACTTCACGCCTGTTAAGGGCCTGTCTAAGACCAAACCTCTTTTTCCCGATGATACGGCGGAACTGATTGGCCGGGCTCAAAAGTACAAACCCCAAGACCTCAGACGTCTGATGGGAATCAGCGAAGACCTCGCGACCCTCAACGTTGAACGGTTTCATGCCTTCGATGTCAGCGGCAAGGGTGAAACAAAACAGGCAGCTCTGACCTTCGCCGGAGATGTGTATGTGGGCTTGGAGGCAAGCACCCTGGATAAAGAAGACCTCGCGTTCGCGCAATCACACGTCGGTATCCTGTCAGGACTTTACGGCCTGTTGCGACCCTTAGACGGCATGCAACCTTACCGATTGGAAATGGGAACACGGGTGGACACGGAACGCGGAGAGACCCTGTATCAGTTCTGGGATGGCATTGTGACGGATATGGTGGCCAAAATGGTGGCCAAATCCAAGACCAAAACTTTGGTCAATCTGGCCTCGAATGAATACTTCTCGGCAGTTCAGGCGAAAAACCTCGACTTCCCAGTTGTGCAACCCGTGTTCAAGGAAATCAAAGACGGTAAGGCAAAGGTCATCAGCTTCCTGGCAAAAAAAGCGCGCGGCCTGATGGCCCGGCATATCATTGAGAACCGCATCAATGAACCAGACGCCTTAAAGGCGTTCGCCGTCGACCGCTACAAATTTGATGCAAAAGCCTCAACGGACAAGCAATGGGTGTTTACCCGGAAATTTATTCCGGTATCACAGCAGCGCTAA
- a CDS encoding DUF1330 domain-containing protein, producing MAAPGYLLVLGHSLVPEKMAKYSAALPPIYDKFGGFYLGIGGPGRGVEHLEGPWFDHSIVLGRFEAPEDVRKFWYSQEYEQAKKLRKDGGEFNVFKIEGNEHEAPHGEPAFLISIYRVLDQEAFEPFAKAEEEKLLHRSVPYILQAKDQETERLEGDLIGHDFSVAAFPTQASATSFWNDPGHKEIREGRAKSAAFNTFLVRGLRR from the coding sequence ATGGCTGCGCCCGGATACCTCCTTGTTCTCGGTCATTCTCTCGTGCCGGAGAAAATGGCCAAATACTCAGCTGCCCTGCCGCCCATTTACGATAAATTTGGCGGCTTTTACCTTGGTATAGGTGGGCCCGGGCGGGGGGTAGAGCATCTTGAAGGGCCATGGTTCGATCACTCCATTGTGCTCGGCCGATTTGAGGCTCCGGAGGACGTTCGTAAGTTTTGGTATTCGCAGGAATATGAGCAAGCCAAGAAACTCCGCAAAGATGGTGGAGAGTTCAACGTTTTCAAGATTGAAGGGAACGAGCATGAAGCGCCCCATGGGGAGCCTGCGTTCCTGATATCCATTTACCGTGTTTTAGATCAAGAGGCTTTTGAACCTTTTGCCAAGGCCGAGGAAGAAAAGCTCTTACATCGCAGTGTGCCTTACATTCTGCAGGCGAAGGATCAAGAGACGGAGCGCCTCGAAGGTGATCTGATCGGGCATGATTTTTCAGTCGCCGCTTTTCCAACCCAGGCGTCGGCAACCAGTTTCTGGAACGATCCTGGTCATAAAGAAATACGTGAGGGCAGGGCGAAGTCAGCGGCGTTTAATACGTTCCTGGTTCGCGGTTTGCGCCGCTAA
- a CDS encoding arsenate reductase, with product MITVVGIKSCDTCRKALAWLKAEELKHHFHDLRTDGLEPTRVAGWIDACGWEAVLNRRSTTWRGLSDAEKSDLDANKTMALIMEHPTLAKRPVFEHKGRTHVGFTEAVKTLLKS from the coding sequence ATGATCACCGTTGTTGGCATCAAGTCCTGTGACACCTGCCGTAAAGCCTTGGCATGGCTCAAGGCAGAAGAACTGAAGCATCATTTTCACGATCTGAGAACGGATGGGTTAGAACCGACCCGGGTCGCAGGCTGGATTGATGCCTGCGGGTGGGAGGCTGTCTTGAACCGGCGCAGCACCACATGGCGCGGTCTTTCCGACGCCGAAAAATCAGATTTGGATGCCAACAAAACAATGGCCCTGATTATGGAGCATCCGACACTCGCTAAAAGGCCGGTTTTTGAGCATAAAGGCCGCACACATGTTGGCTTCACAGAGGCCGTTAAAACGTTATTAAAGTCCTGA
- a CDS encoding SDR family oxidoreductase: MASGMLSGKTAIVTNTHQFVGLAAAKVLQAHGAAVYCHDERFFDASHKAAFAENHPDLYALSASRGAEAVDEVFNLCGKIDIAVVNDFFPALRAPMGEATADDFRRGLEALMVAPFETASAAALHMKPRRQGKIVFVTSAAPFHGLPNYCMYAAGRGGANALALSVAKELARDNIQVNAVAPNYVESESYFPKTLLEDKNALAKMTSKVPLGRLGKPEEVGELIAFLASERADFITGHIMPIAGGWA; the protein is encoded by the coding sequence ATGGCATCAGGCATGTTGTCAGGAAAGACAGCCATTGTAACCAATACGCATCAGTTCGTCGGCCTTGCAGCTGCTAAAGTCCTGCAGGCCCACGGTGCCGCCGTGTACTGTCATGACGAACGCTTTTTTGATGCGTCACATAAAGCGGCTTTTGCTGAAAACCACCCTGATCTGTATGCGCTTTCAGCGTCACGAGGGGCAGAGGCCGTTGATGAGGTCTTTAATCTTTGCGGAAAAATCGATATTGCGGTCGTAAATGACTTCTTTCCGGCTTTACGTGCGCCGATGGGTGAGGCAACGGCTGATGACTTCCGGCGCGGCTTAGAAGCGCTGATGGTTGCGCCCTTTGAAACGGCGTCTGCGGCAGCGCTTCACATGAAGCCACGTCGTCAGGGTAAGATTGTATTTGTAACCTCAGCGGCCCCTTTTCATGGCTTACCCAATTACTGCATGTATGCCGCTGGGCGAGGGGGCGCAAACGCTTTAGCCCTCTCGGTTGCCAAGGAGCTTGCGCGGGACAATATCCAGGTCAATGCCGTCGCGCCAAATTATGTCGAAAGCGAGAGTTACTTTCCCAAGACGTTGCTTGAGGACAAAAACGCGCTTGCCAAAATGACAAGCAAGGTGCCCCTTGGTCGTTTGGGTAAACCTGAAGAGGTGGGCGAATTGATTGCGTTTTTGGCGTCTGAACGCGCTGACTTTATCACTGGTCATATCATGCCGATTGCTGGGGGGTGGGCGTAG
- a CDS encoding adenylate/guanylate cyclase domain-containing protein, with the protein MANTGETSRGKSVQEQRRAAKNKARRAQREARRTKPLKQSRSLTFIIINASGIALVGTMLCVLLFRSAIAMGVAVNQELQSLVVMIGFLVLFLGSLVILMNKYMPRGWLESQEQRLTRQTKGFKPPKQKWGGALADRPQRFEKVFDDQRVSRAAAPASLEDGDGFSSDMTMPNAGPAGLEQDINATSPADDSGLEDAEPLTDQITNEETGTESAPSKADSDPEKMTKVLEQLKDIIVAVSHVLQSRGGKIDRHGKFGLNLYFAGACSKLSRHFALTADEGRALLARLMEMTGANKSAAHAFAKSVNAYGEHPTYRTMIDAGNKTISIKLDESDETGPDLRTLLDDWSAAEEETEIPTTHTFMFTDIVDSAELTTQLGNMTMQNVVRTHNKTARLALERFDGRELQHTGDGLMAKFNTGRSAVNAAIQIQQEVDLFNRQEPDLAFVVRIGLHVGEAILDGKQYFGAAVQKTAAICAEADPEEIWVSNDIYEACNEDTDLFTYCGDYTLQGAKKPERLFIVEWQPIPDKTNTKIDYQDIGRK; encoded by the coding sequence ATGGCGAACACGGGCGAGACGAGCCGCGGCAAATCCGTACAGGAACAACGACGGGCGGCAAAAAACAAAGCCCGGCGCGCACAACGCGAGGCACGCCGGACGAAGCCGCTCAAACAAAGCCGCAGCTTAACGTTTATTATCATAAACGCCTCTGGCATCGCACTCGTCGGAACCATGCTCTGTGTGTTGCTCTTCCGCTCCGCGATCGCTATGGGCGTTGCGGTTAACCAAGAACTGCAAAGCTTGGTGGTTATGATTGGGTTCCTTGTTCTGTTCCTTGGGTCTTTGGTCATATTGATGAACAAATACATGCCGCGTGGCTGGTTAGAATCACAAGAACAAAGGCTCACAAGACAGACGAAAGGCTTCAAACCGCCGAAACAAAAATGGGGTGGCGCTTTGGCTGATCGTCCACAACGTTTTGAAAAAGTGTTTGATGATCAGCGGGTATCGCGTGCGGCAGCCCCCGCGTCTCTGGAGGATGGCGATGGGTTTAGCAGTGACATGACTATGCCGAATGCTGGACCAGCCGGTCTTGAACAAGACATTAACGCAACATCCCCTGCCGATGATTCTGGATTGGAGGATGCTGAGCCTCTTACAGATCAAATAACCAACGAAGAAACGGGAACAGAAAGCGCACCCTCGAAAGCCGACAGTGACCCTGAGAAAATGACCAAGGTCTTAGAGCAACTTAAAGATATCATTGTCGCTGTATCGCACGTGCTGCAATCGCGCGGCGGTAAAATAGACAGACACGGTAAATTTGGACTGAACCTCTACTTCGCTGGTGCGTGTTCGAAGTTGAGCCGTCATTTTGCATTGACTGCAGACGAAGGAAGAGCGCTGCTCGCACGGCTTATGGAGATGACCGGCGCAAATAAATCCGCTGCTCATGCGTTTGCAAAAAGTGTCAATGCGTATGGTGAGCACCCAACGTACCGGACCATGATTGATGCCGGCAACAAAACCATATCCATCAAGTTAGACGAGAGCGATGAAACAGGACCAGACCTGAGAACGCTTCTGGATGACTGGAGTGCTGCTGAAGAAGAGACTGAAATACCGACGACGCATACTTTTATGTTCACAGACATAGTTGACTCAGCAGAGCTCACGACACAACTGGGAAACATGACCATGCAGAATGTTGTCAGGACCCATAATAAAACAGCCCGCTTAGCGCTGGAACGTTTTGATGGGCGAGAACTTCAACACACGGGCGACGGCCTCATGGCCAAATTCAATACGGGCCGGTCTGCCGTGAACGCTGCCATCCAAATCCAGCAGGAAGTCGATCTTTTCAACCGCCAAGAACCTGACCTCGCCTTCGTCGTCCGCATTGGCCTTCATGTTGGCGAAGCCATACTCGACGGGAAGCAGTACTTTGGTGCGGCCGTCCAAAAAACCGCTGCCATCTGTGCCGAAGCAGACCCTGAAGAAATCTGGGTCAGCAACGACATCTATGAAGCCTGCAACGAAGATACGGATCTTTTCACTTATTGCGGCGACTACACACTACAGGGTGCAAAAAAACCTGAACGGCTGTTTATCGTTGAATGGCAACCGATTCCTGACAAAACCAATACCAAGATCGATTATCAGGACATTGGCCGTAAGTAA
- a CDS encoding SapC family protein translates to MSDQNTTPPAENTPPANDAEQNRMPPPLFYKEPRPVTADAHGDFKIRPTFDFAHANQTNAVPLTLPEFVLSARHYPIVFVGKDLVPTAALGFRPDQNVFVDDNGTWEKFCYVPAYVRRYPFILLGRPGDERLQLGIDHEAKSSASDARALFNGEKETETVTEALDMCQQFHGAYQATAEFSNMLKESGLMEERTLEVDIADGEKIDIGAFASINEQKLREVPDETFLEWRKKGWLAAMYFHVASLNNWEQIMGRLPEAQQKNPASLTT, encoded by the coding sequence TTGTCAGATCAGAACACCACACCGCCCGCAGAGAATACACCGCCCGCGAACGACGCCGAGCAAAATCGGATGCCGCCACCTTTGTTCTACAAAGAGCCACGGCCAGTCACCGCTGACGCACATGGTGATTTTAAAATCAGACCGACATTTGATTTTGCCCACGCCAATCAAACAAATGCCGTCCCCCTTACCCTGCCTGAATTTGTTCTGTCAGCCCGCCACTACCCCATCGTCTTTGTCGGCAAGGACCTTGTGCCAACGGCAGCCCTTGGTTTCAGACCTGACCAAAACGTCTTCGTCGATGACAATGGGACCTGGGAGAAATTCTGCTACGTGCCAGCTTATGTCCGCCGCTATCCCTTCATCCTATTGGGCCGCCCTGGCGATGAGAGACTTCAGTTGGGCATTGACCACGAAGCCAAATCATCGGCCTCTGATGCGCGGGCGCTGTTCAACGGAGAAAAAGAGACAGAGACCGTCACTGAAGCATTGGATATGTGCCAGCAGTTTCATGGTGCCTATCAAGCGACAGCCGAGTTCTCCAACATGCTGAAAGAGTCCGGCTTGATGGAAGAACGCACACTCGAAGTCGACATCGCCGATGGCGAGAAAATTGATATCGGTGCCTTTGCGTCGATCAACGAGCAAAAACTGCGCGAAGTCCCGGATGAAACTTTCTTGGAATGGCGCAAAAAAGGCTGGCTCGCCGCCATGTACTTCCACGTGGCGTCGCTGAATAACTGGGAACAGATTATGGGACGCCTGCCGGAAGCGCAGCAAAAAAACCCGGCCTCTTTGACCACTTAG
- a CDS encoding glutathione S-transferase N-terminal domain-containing protein, with amino-acid sequence MKLVFTPNPEYIHKVLVVAHEGGIVDRLEFQRTRPFDGETIWDFHPMGKVPALVLDNGDPLYGGLVICEYLDSLSTTGKHVFPTGAARWPALRQMMLGDGMFDATTLLRVEGWRDKKDWNLDYMLRERRKMIGCLDRMEVEVPQFKNADFHIGHICMAGGLSYLDLRNPIQEYVIVDGDDAFNWREGRPQLSAWYDKIVKRPSLEWRFTMDE; translated from the coding sequence ATGAAACTCGTCTTTACGCCGAACCCTGAATATATCCACAAAGTCCTGGTGGTTGCCCATGAAGGTGGCATCGTTGACCGCCTGGAGTTTCAGCGCACCCGGCCTTTTGATGGCGAAACGATCTGGGATTTCCACCCGATGGGTAAGGTGCCAGCCTTGGTGCTCGATAATGGTGATCCGTTATATGGCGGTCTGGTCATTTGTGAATATTTGGATTCCCTCTCGACCACTGGGAAGCACGTCTTTCCAACGGGTGCCGCGCGCTGGCCAGCGCTCCGTCAAATGATGTTGGGGGATGGCATGTTTGATGCCACCACCCTGTTAAGGGTCGAGGGGTGGCGAGATAAGAAAGACTGGAATCTAGATTATATGCTCCGGGAGCGCCGCAAAATGATCGGCTGCCTGGATCGTATGGAGGTGGAAGTCCCGCAGTTTAAAAACGCTGATTTCCACATTGGCCATATCTGTATGGCCGGGGGGCTCAGCTATCTTGATCTTCGCAATCCGATTCAGGAGTATGTCATTGTAGATGGTGATGACGCCTTTAACTGGCGAGAGGGTCGCCCCCAACTCTCAGCTTGGTACGATAAAATTGTAAAACGACCCTCACTTGAGTGGCGCTTTACAATGGATGAATAA
- a CDS encoding peptide ABC transporter substrate-binding protein — MTLVNWQKQMQSIALVMVALIIALPAAANGVFHRGNIGEPDSLDPHLTTSGYAMNIIFEMFVGLTTVDADTNVVPGAAESWTISEDGKTYVFTLREDMVWSDGTPVTASDFEYAFKRMLNPATASRGAPMLYMIENARPVNGGQLPVEDLAVIAVDDRTLEIRLEAPTPFFLELIVHRCFPVPRWAVEAHGREWTRPENIVVNGAFKLKEWVPQTSVTVVRNPSFFAADTVALESVVYYTTEDLSAAFNRYRAGELDMIISFPPSQFDWIKENLQDDLRTSQNLGLEYITFNTTKPPFDDYRVRLALSMALDRETLTERVMRGGETAAYSLIPEGSRKGYEPAFAEYRDWSQDQRNARAKALLAEAGYGPDNPLAFSFRYNTQEVLRRVAAAAAAMWERALDVEVSLLNSDLNVLNADLRNGDYEVARYQWFGEHRDPSTFLYLLESEAIGDNHSKYSNPEYDALMQRAYASPDIDERMRLMSAAERIAMDTAPIAPLNFYVSKRLVKPYVKGINDNVRGINLGRYVSIDRP; from the coding sequence ATGACACTCGTCAATTGGCAAAAGCAGATGCAGTCTATCGCGCTCGTGATGGTTGCGTTGATCATCGCGCTGCCCGCTGCTGCGAACGGGGTATTTCATCGCGGCAATATTGGGGAGCCGGACTCTCTTGATCCGCATCTGACCACCAGCGGATATGCGATGAACATCATCTTCGAGATGTTTGTCGGCCTAACAACGGTCGATGCGGATACCAACGTTGTGCCGGGGGCGGCGGAAAGCTGGACGATCTCTGAGGATGGCAAAACATATGTCTTCACCTTGCGTGAAGACATGGTGTGGTCGGATGGCACGCCGGTCACGGCGTCTGATTTTGAGTATGCTTTTAAACGCATGTTGAACCCGGCAACCGCATCGCGTGGTGCGCCGATGCTTTATATGATCGAGAACGCCAGGCCCGTGAATGGTGGCCAGCTGCCCGTTGAGGATCTGGCGGTGATCGCCGTTGATGACCGCACACTCGAGATTAGACTTGAAGCGCCAACACCGTTCTTTTTGGAACTCATTGTCCATAGATGTTTCCCTGTGCCGCGCTGGGCTGTGGAAGCGCATGGCCGCGAATGGACCCGGCCTGAAAACATTGTGGTCAACGGCGCCTTCAAGCTGAAAGAGTGGGTGCCCCAAACCTCGGTCACAGTTGTGCGCAATCCCAGTTTCTTTGCCGCAGACACAGTGGCCCTTGAGTCTGTTGTTTATTACACGACAGAAGATCTCTCAGCGGCCTTCAATCGCTACCGGGCCGGCGAGCTGGATATGATCATTTCTTTTCCCCCGTCTCAATTCGACTGGATCAAAGAAAATCTGCAAGACGATCTGCGCACCTCTCAGAATCTTGGGCTGGAATACATCACCTTCAACACCACCAAGCCGCCGTTTGATGACTATCGTGTCAGGCTCGCTCTCAGTATGGCGCTGGATCGTGAAACGCTGACCGAGCGCGTGATGCGTGGCGGCGAGACCGCAGCTTACAGTTTAATTCCCGAAGGTTCCCGTAAAGGTTATGAGCCCGCCTTTGCAGAGTACCGCGACTGGTCACAAGATCAGCGAAACGCGCGTGCCAAAGCACTCTTGGCCGAGGCCGGTTATGGGCCGGACAATCCGTTGGCGTTCAGTTTTCGCTACAACACGCAGGAAGTTCTGCGCCGGGTGGCCGCTGCGGCTGCCGCCATGTGGGAGCGGGCTTTGGATGTCGAAGTCAGCCTGCTGAACAGCGATCTGAATGTTCTGAACGCTGATCTTCGCAACGGTGATTATGAAGTCGCCCGTTACCAATGGTTTGGTGAACATCGCGATCCCTCGACATTTCTCTATCTGCTTGAGTCAGAGGCCATTGGGGACAACCACTCCAAGTACAGTAACCCGGAATACGATGCGTTGATGCAACGTGCTTACGCATCCCCCGATATCGACGAGCGCATGCGGTTAATGAGCGCCGCTGAGCGTATTGCCATGGATACCGCGCCCATCGCACCGCTCAATTTTTATGTCAGTAAGCGATTGGTCAAACCCTATGTGAAGGGGATCAATGATAACGTCCGGGGCATAAACCTTGGACGTTACGTCTCGATTGACCGGCCTTAG
- a CDS encoding zinc-binding dehydrogenase has product MSGKRISRKLIMTKYGDDFAACTQIVDAEIGEPGPGEVLVRNVYAGVNGVYDLNMVRDAVSYISYTPPTDMGIEVVGRIEKLGPGVSNFEVGDCVATWKVGTGYRDYQIAETSRLYKVPAASPEILCLMPTGISGMVGIEQVGEMKSGETVAVSAAAGGLGHIIVQLAKKADNHVIGLCGSDEKADRLKQIGCDRTINYRREDVSDVLKREYPKGLDIAYDSVGGAIYDAFVDNLAIKGRLVISGYTSEVGKPWEQITGPRLYQKLYFRSASVRAFINPHFEAFHPDAAERLIGMYQREELTVFVDPISFVGLEDVPGAVQHLLSGKNLGKVVVKLED; this is encoded by the coding sequence ATGTCTGGTAAACGCATATCTCGCAAACTCATCATGACGAAGTATGGTGATGACTTCGCCGCCTGCACACAGATTGTCGATGCTGAAATTGGCGAACCCGGGCCAGGAGAAGTCCTGGTCCGTAATGTCTATGCCGGCGTTAATGGGGTATACGACCTCAATATGGTTCGCGATGCCGTCAGTTATATCAGCTACACGCCGCCCACTGACATGGGCATAGAAGTTGTTGGGCGGATTGAGAAACTCGGCCCTGGCGTGAGCAACTTTGAGGTTGGCGATTGCGTCGCAACCTGGAAGGTGGGCACCGGTTATCGAGATTATCAAATTGCCGAAACATCACGCTTATACAAAGTGCCAGCGGCTTCCCCTGAAATTCTATGCCTCATGCCAACAGGGATTTCTGGCATGGTTGGCATTGAACAAGTTGGTGAAATGAAATCTGGCGAAACCGTTGCCGTTTCCGCCGCCGCAGGTGGTTTAGGGCACATCATAGTTCAATTGGCCAAAAAAGCTGACAATCACGTGATTGGCCTCTGTGGCTCGGACGAGAAAGCTGACCGGCTGAAACAGATTGGCTGTGACAGAACCATTAACTATCGCCGCGAAGATGTTAGCGACGTGCTCAAGCGGGAGTATCCGAAGGGACTCGACATTGCCTATGACTCGGTTGGCGGCGCAATATACGACGCTTTTGTGGATAACCTGGCTATCAAAGGACGCCTGGTCATTTCAGGATATACGTCTGAGGTTGGAAAACCTTGGGAACAAATCACCGGCCCAAGGCTATATCAGAAGCTTTATTTCCGCTCCGCGTCGGTCAGAGCCTTTATAAACCCTCACTTTGAGGCGTTTCATCCCGATGCGGCAGAGCGGCTTATTGGGATGTATCAGCGGGAGGAATTAACAGTATTTGTAGACCCCATCTCCTTTGTGGGGCTGGAAGATGTACCTGGCGCTGTGCAACACTTGCTCAGCGGGAAGAATCTTGGGAAAGTAGTGGTGAAGTTGGAAGACTAA
- a CDS encoding DNA-3-methyladenine glycosylase 2 family protein yields the protein MSAQDDLVIALNLLSKTDKTLRRAIKTYGMPQTRRLKPGFATLARIIVDQQISTKAAAAIWLRLHNSLGGVTAQNIWDARDLTLKEAGLSGSKIKTLRALSADILSNRLNFRSLSRKPDHQVLDRLTTIWGIGPWTAEIYLMFGMGRPDIWPAGDLALRTGWQVISDSPDRISAEDLANLAEHWRPHRAAAAVLLWHAVGASRDKKASI from the coding sequence ATGTCGGCACAAGACGATCTGGTCATCGCCTTGAACCTGCTGTCCAAGACAGACAAGACGCTTCGGCGCGCCATCAAGACGTATGGCATGCCTCAAACGCGACGCTTAAAGCCAGGCTTTGCAACGCTCGCCCGCATTATCGTTGATCAACAAATCTCAACCAAGGCTGCCGCCGCCATTTGGCTTCGACTTCACAATTCGCTTGGAGGCGTCACGGCTCAAAATATTTGGGATGCGCGCGACCTAACACTGAAAGAGGCGGGGTTAAGTGGCAGTAAAATTAAAACCCTGCGCGCCCTCTCCGCTGACATCTTAAGCAACAGGTTGAACTTCAGAAGCCTCAGCCGGAAACCGGATCACCAGGTTCTGGATCGGCTAACCACCATCTGGGGCATTGGCCCCTGGACCGCAGAGATTTATTTGATGTTCGGGATGGGACGACCTGACATTTGGCCGGCTGGTGATCTCGCGCTGCGCACAGGGTGGCAGGTGATATCAGACAGCCCAGACCGAATCAGTGCTGAAGACCTCGCAAATCTTGCGGAGCATTGGCGCCCACATCGAGCAGCCGCAGCGGTTTTGCTCTGGCATGCCGTTGGCGCGAGTCGCGATAAGAAAGCCAGCATTTGA